CCAACCTCAACCCGGCGGGCCTTAATCCGGTGGTAGAGCGCGTGACCCAGCGCGTCATCGAGCGTTCCCGTCCGAGCCGCCAGCGATACCTCGACATGGTCGAGCGCGAGGCGGACAACCATTCCGACCGCAGCTTCCTGTCGTGCTCCAACCTCGCGCACGGTTTTGCCGCCTCGGGTGAGGACAAGGCCACGATCTCGGCGGGCAAGTCGATCAACCTCGGCATCATCACCGCCTACAACGACATGCTCAGCGCCCATCAGCCTTATGGCCGCTACCCCGACCAGATGAAGCTGTTCGCCCGCGAAGTGGGCGCTACCGCGCAAGTCGCCGGCGGCGTCCCCGCCATGTGCGACGGCGTGACCCAGGGCTTCGACGGCATGGAGCTGTCGCTGTTCAGCCGCGACACCATCGCCCTGTCCACCGCGATCGGCCTCAGCCATGCCATGTTCGACGGCACCGCGCTGCTGGGCATCTGCGACAAGATCGTCCCCGGCCTGTTCATCGGCGCGATGCGCTTCGGCCATCTGCCCGCGATCTTCGTGCCCGCCGGACCCATGCCCAGCGGCATCTCCAACAAGGAAAAGCAGAAGACCCGCCAGCTCTATGCCGAAGGCAAGGTCGGGCGCGAGGAACTGCTCGCCAGCGAGAGCGCCAGCTACCACTCGGCCGGCACCTGCACGTTCTATGGCACCGCCAATTCCAACCAGATGATGATGGAACTGATGGGCCTGCACGTGCCCGCATCCGCCTTCGTCCAGCCCAATACGCCGTTGCGCCAGGCGCTGACCCGCGAAGCCACGCATCGCCTCGCCGCGATGACCCGCAAGGGTGAGGACTATCGCCCGATGGCCAAGGTGGTCGACGAAAAGGCGATCATCAACGCCATTGCCGGCCTGCTGGCGACCGGCGGGTCGACCAACCACGCGATCCACCTGCCCGCCATGGCCCGCGCGGGCGGCATCCTGATCGACTGGGAGGACTTCGACGAGCTGTCCTCCGTTGTCCCGCTCATCACCCGCGTCTATCCCAATGGCTCGGGCGACGTGAACCACTTCCAGGCGGCCGGCGGCATCGGCTGGGTGATCCGCGAACTGCTGGGCGCCGGCCTTGCCCACGGCGATGTGCTGACCGTGGCGACAGGCGGCATGGCCGCCTATGCCAGCGAGCCGGTGATGCGCGATGACAAGCTGAGCTGGATCCCCATCCCCGAGAGCACCGACGACACGATGGTCCGCCCGGTCTCCAACCCGTTCCTGCCCGATGGCGGCATGCGCTTGGTCCAGGGCAACCTGGGCCGCGGCACCTTCAAGACCAGCGCCGTCGACGAACAGCGCTGGACCATCGAGGCGCCGTGCCGGGTGTTCGATACGCAGGAAGGCGTGTCGCAGGCGTTCAAGGCGGGCGAGCTTGACCGCGACGTGATCGTTGTCGTGCGTTTCCAGGGTCCGCGCGCCAACGGCATGCCCGAACTGCACAAGCTGACGCCGCCGCTGGGCGTGCTTCAGGACAAGGGGTTCAAGGTGGCCCTCGTCACCGACGGGCGCATGTCGGGCGCATCGGGCAAGGTTCCCGCCGCGATCCACGTCACCCCGGAAGCACTGGGCGGCGGCCCGCTGGCCTACCTGCAGGACGGCGATATCGTGCGCCTTTGTGCCGAGGACGGCACACTGTCGACCACGGCGGACCTTTCCGCCCGCGAGCCTGCGCCCACTCCGCCCCCGGCGATCGGCATGGGCCGCGAACTGTTCGCGATGTTCCGCATGAACGCGGGCGGCGCCGAGCAGGGCGGCTCCTCGATGCTGGAGCTGGCCGGACTGTGAGCGATAATACGGAGAGGAAAATGACTGAACTGGTGGCCGTCGACATCGGCGGCACCCATGCGCGCTTCGCGCTTGCCACCATCGGCGAAGACGGCGCCGTCACCTTGGGCGAACCCGCTACGCTGCATACCAAGGATCATGGCAGCTTCCAGCTTGCCTGGCAGGCGTTTCGCGACATGAACGGCGGCACCCTGCCCGATGCCGTCGCCATGTCGGTCGCCGGGCCGGTGGGCAACGAGGTCATCAAGTTCACCAACAACCCCTGGATCCTGCGCCCCGCCAAGATCCAGGAGATGCTTGGCCCCACCCGCCAGACCATCATCAACGATTTCGCCGCCGTGGCCCACGCCGTCGCCTGCGCGCACGAGGATGATTTCCTGCACCTCACCGGCCCGGAAGGACCGCTGCCGACCACCGGAACGCTCAGCGTCCTGGGCCCCGGCACCGGCCTTGGCGTGGCGCACCTGTGGAAGGACGGCAAAGGCGGCTATCACGTTCAGGCCACCGAGGGCGGTCATATCGACTATGCCCCGCTGGACCTGATCGAGGACGCCATCCTTGCCCGTTTGCGCAGGCGCCACAACCGCGTCTCGGTGGAGCGCGTTGTATCCGGCCCGGCCATCGTCGACATCTACGCCACTCTTGCGGCGATGGAACAAAAGGCCATAGCCGAGAAGACCGACGTGGAAATCTGGACCGCCGCCGCCAGCGGCGAGGACAGCATGGCCGTCGCCGCAGTGGACCGGTTCTGCCTCGCCCTGGGCGCGGCAGCGGGTGACTATGCCCTGGCGCACGGCGCCGGCGGCGTCGTCATCGCCGGGGGCCTGGGATACCGTATCCGCGAAACCATCCAGTCGTCCGGCTTTGCCGAACGCTTCCGCGCCAAGGGCCGCTTTTCCGGCCTGATGGCCACCCTGCCCGTCAAGCTCATCACTCATCCGCAGCCCGGCCTGTTCGGCGCAGCGGCAGCCTTTGCAAGGGAACACCTGTTATGACCACTATGCCCCCCCTTACGCTCTCAGCTGCCGTCGAAAAGGTCATGCGCCTTGCCCCCGTGATCCCGGTGCTGGTGATCGAGGACATCGAACACGCCCTGCCGATCGCCGAGGCGCTCGTCGCCGGCGGCCTGCCCGCGCTGGAAGTGACGCTGCGCACCGAATGCGCGATCGAGGCAATCCGCATCATGAAGCAAGTCCCCGGCGCCATGGTCGGCGCCGGCACCGTGCTGACCCCGGACGACCTTGCCCGCTCGCTCGACGCGGGCGCGGAATTCATCGTCTCTCCCGGCCTTACCCCCACGCTGGGCCAGGCCGCGCTTGACGCGGGCGTCCCGTTCCTGCCCGGCACCGCCAATGCCAGCGACGTGATGCTGGCGCTGGAAATGGGCTTCAACCGCCTGAAGTTCTTCCCCGCGATGGCCGCCGGCGGACCGCCTGCGCTCAAGGCGATCTCCGCTCCGCTGCTCGCCGCGAAGTTCTGCCCCACCGGCGGCGTCACGCCCGAAAACGCGGCCGAGTGGCTCGCCCTCGACGCGGTGCTGTGCGTCGGCGGCAGCTGGATGGTGCCCAAGGGCAAGCCGGACGCGGCAAAGATCGAGGCCGCCGCCCGCGTCGCTGCCGGGCTGGCACGCTGATGGCCGCGCCGGGCGAAGCGAACCTGCGCACGGTCGATCAACTCGACGCGCGCCTCAAGGAGCTGCACAAGCTCACCGCGCAGACGCCGCTTTTCAACCCCGTGTTCCAGCTTGGCCTGGAACTGTCGCGGGCGCTGGAGAACGGCGAGATGTCCCTCGACCATATCGAAGCGCTCGTCGCCGAGATGGACTGCGAGGGGCTGCGCGCCCGTGCCGCCCGGCTCGACCGCATTCTCGAAACCGTACCCATTGCCGAAAACGACAAGTTGCTCGGTGAAGCCGCCGCGAAGACCGCGCAGGACGACGATTTCAGTGCCTTCGCGGTGCGCTGGCAACGCCCCGCCGCCCATGTCGTCTTCACTGCGCACCCGACGTTCCTGCTGAACGCCGCGCAGACCGAAGCGGTCGCGCATTCCGCCTCGAACGGTGATTTCAGCGAGGCCTCCGTCTGCGTCGCCTCATCCGAGCGCGATACGATCACGCTCGACAGCGAACACGACGCCGCGATGGCCGCGATCGCGCGGGGCCAGAAGGCCCGCGACCGCATCACCGGCCACCTGCTGGACATCGCCGCCGCCCGCTGGCCCAAGCGCTGGAAGGGTCTGAACCCGATGCCGGTGCGCTTCGCCCACTGGGTCGGCTACGACATGGACGGCCGCACCGATATTTCGTGGTCGACCTCGATCCGTTACAGGCTTGAGGAAAAAGCCGAGCGGCTTGCCGGTTACGCCGCCGCGCTCGAAAAGGCGGCGCCGGAAGTCTCGGCGCAGCTTGCCCGCGCCCACGCGCATACCGCCGAAGCCGCCAGCGCCTTCCGGCAGGACCTGACCGACCCGGAAGCGCTTTCCTCCGCCGCCAACGGCCTGACCGCCGCCCACCCGGACAAGATCGTCAGCCTTGAGCCGATCATCACCCGGCTGGAGGAAGACGCCCGCCACGCCGACCAGGAACAGGCCCGCGCGCTCCTCGTCGCAGCCGCCGCGATGCGCAGCGACGGCCTTGGCATGGGCTGGATTCATTTCCGCGTGAACGCCTCGCAGCTTCAGAACGCAATCCGCCGCCGTATCGACCCGGACGGCAAGCTCAGCCTTGCCAGCCAGGCGGCGCTGGTGCGGATGCGCGAACTGCTGGCCGAAGTGAAGCCGCTCACCTCGAACTTCGCCGCGCTGGCGATCGAGAACAGCACCGCCGTGCGCCAGTTCCTGGCCATGGCGCAGATCCTCGGCCACATCGACGCCGATTCGCCCATCCGCATGCTGGTGGCCGAGTGCGAGGAACCCACCACGGTCCTTGCCGCGCTCTATTTCGCGCGCATGTTCGGGATCGACGACAAGGTCGACGTCTCGCCTTTGTTCGAGACCGAAACCGCGCTGGAACACGGCGGCCGCTTCCTCGATGCGGTGCTGGCAGAGCCGGCCTACCGCGATTATGCACGCAAGCGCGGCCGCGTGGCGATCCAGACCGGGTTCTCCGATGCGGGCCGCTTCGTGGGACAGGTTCCCGCCGCGCTGGCGATCGAGCGTCTTCAGGGCCGCCTTGCCGAAGCGATGGCTGCCAACGGTCTGTCGGACGTGTGCGCGCTGATCTTCAACACCGGCGGCGAATCGATGGGGCGGGGCTGCCACCCTTCGTCCATCGACGACCGTTTCGACTGGCAGATGTCCCCCTGGGCGCGCCGCCGCTTCCTGCGCGCATCGATCCGGCTGGAGCCGGAAGTCTCGTTCCAGGGCGGTGACGGTTACCTCTGGTTCGGGTCGGACGAACTGGCGCTCGCCACCCTCACCCGCATGACCGAGCGGCCGCTGTGGGACGCGGACGTGGGCGCGCCGACCGATCCGTTCTATCGCCGCACCGACCTCAGCCTGGATTTCTACCGGGCGATCCGCGGCATCCAGCACGAGCATCTGGAATCCAGCACCTATAGCCGCGCCATCACCGCGTTCGGGCTGGGCCTGCTGAACGACACCGGCAGCCGCAAGGCGCGCCGCCAGTCCGACCTCGCCTCCGACCGAACAATGAGCCTGCGCCAGATCCGCGCGATCCCGCACAATGCGATCCTGCAGCAGCTCGGCTATCCGGTGAACGTGATCGCCGGCATCGGCACGGCGGCGGACGGCAACCGCGAGGAAATCGCAAGCCTTCTGCGTGACAGCGCGCGCGGCCGGCAGATCGTGCGTCTGGCCCGCGCGGCCAATGCGCTGGCCTCAATCAAGACCGTCTCGGCTTATGGTGAGCTGTTCAACTCCGCTTACTGGGCCAGCCGCCCCTATCGCGGTGACGAGCAGCAGATTTCCGACGCTTGCCTCAAGCTGGCCGAATATCTGACCAAGGACGACCGCACCGGCGTCTACCGCCGCCTCGCCTCGCGCCTGCGGGTCGATGCACTGAAGCTGCACCGCCTGCTGGACCTGATCCCCGACGAAGCCCCGCTCAAGGACCGCGAGCATACCCGCCGCAGCCTCGGCGTGCTGCATTCGTTAAGGATCGCGCTGTTCCAGCACATGTTCCTGCGCGCGGTGATGGTTCCGGCCTTCAGCCGTGCCAACGACATCAGCCGCGACGACGTGCTGGAGATGTTCTTTACCCTTCGCGTCGAGGACGGCCTGGCCCAGCTGCGCCGCGCCTTCCCGGTGCACTTCCCCTCGATCAGCGATTTCGCAGTGGAAGCGCCCAGCGATTACCCGGATTCCAGCGCGACGGGGTATGCCGGCATCCACAAGGACTACATCGACCCGATCGCCCGCTCCCACGCGCTGTCCCTGAGAATCACGACGGCGCTGGCGAACGAGTTCGGCGCCCACGGGTAAGGCCGGGTTCCTCCCCGAGCCAGTCTTGGGGAGGAACGCTTATCTCCGGCACATCGCCAGTTCTTCCCGCAAGGTTTCGACCAGCTGCGCCGCCGGCATAGGCCGCGCCAGCGGTGCGCCCTGCCCGGCCCACTGCGCCCCGAAACCATGCTCCCCGCGCGCCTTGGCGGCGGCGTTGAGGGCTTTTCCCGCGTCATAGGCAATCGGATAGTCCGGCACCGGGACATCGCCAGCCAGGGCGGTGAAGCGGTTCGCCAGCGCACGGGCCGGCCGCCCCGAAATCAGGGGCGTCAGCACGGTGCGATAGGCGCCCGGTCCCGCCAGCGCGGCGCGATAGGCATCATCGGCCGCCGATTCGGGACAGCCGACAAAGGCCGTCCCCATCTGCGCCGCCACCGCGCCAAGATCGAGCGCGGCGGCAATTCCCGCCCCGTCCATGATCCCGCCCGCCGCGACCACCGGCAGCGAACCTTCGCGCACCAGAAGCCGCGTCAGCGCCATCGTGCCAAGCTGCGCATCGGGCGCGGCAGGATCGAACATCCCCCGGTGCCCGCCTGCCTCGATGCCCTGTGCCACCACCACGTCGATGCCCGCCGCCGCAGCCGCCCGCGCTTCGTCGAGGCTCGTCACGCTTGCCAGCAGCGCCGCGCCGCGCCCGTGCAGGGCGGCAATCGCCTCGGCCGAAGGCAGGCCGAAATGGAAGCTGACGACGGGCGGCGCCTGCTCCACCAGCAGCGCGAGCATATCCGCATCGTCGGCAAAGCTGCGGTAGATGGTGCGCAGCGCCTTTGGCGGCTCGGCGCCGAATTCGACGAACAGCGAACGCAGCCACTGCGTCCACGCCGTCTCACGCGCGGGATCGGCAACGGGCGCTGCATGGACGAACACGTTGACGTTGAACGCCCGCTCCGTCCGCGCCCGCACTTCGCCGATCATCGCCCTCGCGCCGGCGGCATCGGTGGCTCCTACCGCAATCGAGCCCAGCGCACCTGCGTTCGATACCTGCGCCGCCATTTCGGGCGTGCTGGTGCCCGCCATCGGCGCCTGAATCAGGGGAATGCTCAGGTCAAACCGCTCAAGAAAAGTCATCGCACCCTCTCGTTCGCTATGGCGTCCGCGTGCGATATAGGTGCTGCCCGGCAGGCGGCCAAGGGTCAGTCCCCCGCGCCGGTCGCCCGCAGCAGGAACGATTTCGCTGCATTTTCAAGCATCGCTGTATCGGGCGAGCCCGGCAGAATGGCCGCCAGCAGATCGGTGTCCTTGAGCAGCATCTTCGCCCCATGTTCGAAGGCGCGCGGCTGGGGAATGCGCGCGTAGACCTCGAAGCCGAAGCTGCGGCCCGAACTGGCCTTGACCAGCTCCGCCAGCGCCTTCCGGTCCACCCCCAGCGCCTCGCCCGCCTGCAAGGCCGCCTGCGCCAGTCCCATGTTCGCGGCCATCAGCGCATTGTTTACGATCTTGGCCTTCTGCCCTGCGCCCGCCGGGCCAAGCAGGACTATCAGCGCGGCGAAGCTCTCGAACACGGGGCGGGCCTGCTCGAAAGCTGCAGGCGAACCCCCGCACATCACCGTCATCGTCCCCGCCTCTGCGCCGGGCGCGCCGCCGCTGACCGGGGCATCGACCATCGCGACGCCCCGGCGCGAGCACAGCCCCTCCACCGCATCGGCGGTCTGCGGCAGAACTGTGGAATGGAGTGCAAGCAGGCTGCCCGGCTTCATCGCGGGGACCAACCGGCCGCAGATATCCAGCACGTCCGCATCGTTGACCACGCAGAGCCCCACGTGATCGCAGGCAGCGCCAAGCTCCTCGATGCTGGCGGCAACCCCGGCGCCTTTCTGCGCGAAGTCGGCTGCCGCGTCGGGCCGCCGCGCCCAGACCGTCAGCGGGAACCGCGCGAGCATCCGGTGCGCCATCGGTGCGCCCTGGCTGCCGATGCCGATGAAGCCTGTGCGGATGCCGGTCATATGTGTCTCTCCTCGTCCCCGTTTTGCCGAGCAGAGCGCGCGCCGAAGCCGCTGTCCAGCGCCCCGCCGCCCACCATCGTCCGGGCGGCGCGCGGGAGCGAAATTCGTCATTTCCAGCCTATTTTCGCCGGGTTTGCGCGTTTCCATCACTACGATGGACTTCGGCCCGCCGCTTTCCTATGTTTCGTATACACGCAATAATTTTACAATGAGGATGGCATGGCACCTGCCTCGCGCACCGCCGCGCAAGACCTGAAAACGCTCTGCGACCTGCTCGCCCCCATCGTCGGCGAAGACCGCGCCGTGTGGGTGCTGGACACGCTGGAAATCGACCCTGCCCTGGGCGGCGGCAAGGACCGCGCCAGCCGCGCGCAAGTCGCGATGGCGCTCAACGCCGCGCTGTTCCTCGACCTGCTGGACCGGGTGCCGACCGCGGCGCGCTACGTCAGCGAAATGCGCGAAAAAGGCGAGGCCATCGTCTTCGACCACGGCGCCCTGCGTACCATCGCTGGAGAGACCGGCGCGCTGCCTTCGGGCCACGAGGCGTTCCTGCGCTTCCTCGCGCCTTTGGGCTACGAAGTGAGCGGCCTCTATCCGCTGCCCGCGCTGACGATGACCGGCCGCGCCTTCGTGCAGACCGACCTGCCGGAAACGGTGCCGCAGTTCTTCGTCTCCGAGTTGCACATCGACCAGCTGCCCCAGCCCGCTCAGGACGCCGCCGCAAGGATCTTCGGCGCTTCGAGCGACCCACTCGGCGAAGCGGAATGGCTCGCGCTCAATACGATCGGGCGGCATAGCGACTGCTCCATCGAGGACGGCATCACGATCCTGAAGGGCGCGCTTGCCGCTTTCGCCCGCCAGCATCCGGCACCTGCGCTGGAAGACTACCAAACTCTGCTCGAACACAGCAAGGAAGGCGCCTGGATCGCCACCGAGGGTAATGCCTTCAACCACGCGACCACCCGCGTCGCCGACGTGCAGGCCCATTCCGAAGAACTGAAAGCCGCCGGGTATCCGCTCAAGCCTGCGGTCGAAATCTCTCGCAACGGCCGCGTGCGCCAGACCGCGATCCTGGCGGACAAGGTAGCCCGCCCCTTCAGCCTCGCCGATGGCGGGGAAACGTCGCTGGACGTGCCCGGCTCGTTCTACGAATTCATCACCCGCGATATCGCCCTGGAGACCGGCAAGCTCGACCTCACCTTCGACAGCGGCAACGCCACCGGCATCTTCGCCGTGACGAGGGGCGCATGACCATGCTGCAATCCTTCAATCCCGCCACCGGCGAAACCGTGTGGGAAGGCGAGATCGCCGGCCCCGAGGCGGTCTCTGCTGCCCTCATGCGCGCCCGCAAAGCCTTCCCCGCCTGGGCCGCCCTGTCGGTATCCGAGCGCATCGCGGTGGCGGAACGTTACAAGGCCGCGCTGGAGGCCCGCAAGGACGCCATCGCGCAAATCATCGCGCGCGAAACTGGCAAGCCCCTGTGGGAGACCCGCACCGAAGTCGCCTCGATGATCGGCAAGGTCGGCCTGTCGATCACCGCGCAGGCGGAGCGCGCGGGCGACAGGCACAGCGCCATGCCGTTCGGTCAGGCCGTGCTGCGCCACCGCCCGCACGGCGTGATGGCGGTGCTGGGTCCGTTCAACTTCCCCGGCCATCTTCCCAACGGCCACATCGTCCCCGCCCTGATCGCGGGCAACACGGTGGTGTTCAAACCCTCCGAGATGACCCCCGCCACCGGCGCGGCAATGGCGGAGTGCTGGGCAGAGGCACTGGCAGATCACCGCCACGTCTTTCAATGCATCCAGGGCGCGCGTGAAACGGGCGAAGCGCTGGTCGCCGGGCACATCGACGGCCTGCTGTTCACCGGCTCGGCAGGGGCAGGCGCGCACTTCCGCCGCATCTTCGCTGACCGGCCGGACGTGATCCTCGCTCTCGAACTGGGCGGCAACAACCCCCTGATCGCATGGGATTCAGCAGACGTGGACGAGGCTGCTTCGGTCGTCGTCCAGTCGGGCTTCATCACCACCGGCCAGCGCTGTTCCTGCGCCCGCCGGCTGATCGTGCCCGACAATGCCTTCGGCGCCGCGTTGGTGGACGCCGTGGCCCTGCTGGCAGACCGCATCGTCATCGGCGCATGGAATGAAACGCCGGAACCATGGATCGGGCCGCTCATATCGGACGCGGCAGCGCAGGCCGCCAAGGCCCGCTTTGCCGAACTGGTCGAGCGCGGCGCGAAGGTGATCCGTCCCCTGAGCGGCGTAGAGGGCCGCTCAGGGGCCTTCGTGACCCCGGCCATGCTGGACGTCACCGGCATTTTCGTCCCCGATGAGGAAATCTTCGCGCCCGTCCTGCAGATCAGCCGCGTGCCGGACTTCGATGCCGCGATCGAGGCGGCCAACAACACCCGCTTCGGCCTCTCTGCCGGCCTCATCAGCGCCGACGATGCGCTGTGGCAGCGCTTCCTCGTCGAGGGCCGCGCCGGGGTGGTCAACCGCAACCGCCCGACCACGGGCGCCGCCGGTTCGATGCCCTTCGGCGGCCTGGGCGAAAGCGGCAACCACCGCCCCAGCGCCTACTACGCCGCCGATTACTGCGCCTACCCGGTCGCCAGTTTCGAAGCGGCGGACGCCAGCGGCAACAGCGCCGCACTGACCGGCAAGCTGCGGGCATGAGCCTCACCAGCGAAGAACAGGGCCTCATCGCGCCGGTCGAGCGGGCGCCCATCCTCTCGCGCACGCTGGAATGGGCGTCGATCAACAGCGGCACCGGCAATCTGGACGGTCTTGCCGCGATGGCCGGATATCTGGCCGATGCCTTCGCGCAGCTTCCCGGCGAAGTGCGACTGGTCGATGCCGCCCCGGTCGAAAAAGTCGACGGCAAGGGCGAACTTCGCGAGGTCGGGCACGGCCGCCACCTCGTCCTCTCGGTACGTCCCGAGGCGGCGCGACGGGTGATCCTGACCGGCCACATGGACACCGTCTACGCGCGCGAACATCCCTTCCAGACCTGCGCCTGGCTGGACGAAGACACCCTAAACGGCCCCGGCACGGCCGACATGAAGGGCGGCCTTTCGCTGATGCTGGCGGGGCTGGCCGCTTACGAACAGGCCGCGCCCACGCTCGGCTACGATGTCCTCATCAACAGCGACGAGGAGACCGGCTCGCTCTCCTCCGCCGCGCTGATCGCGCAGATGGCGCAGGGCAAGCTGGCGGCGCTGACGTACGAGCCCGCCCTGCCCGATGGCTCCATGGCACGCGCCCGCCCCGGATCGGGCAACTATTCCGCGGTCGTCACAGGCCGCTCCGCTCACGCCGGGCGTAACCCGCAGGACGGGCGCAACGCCCTTGTCGCCGCCAGCGATCTTGCCATGCGCCTCGCCGCCGGAGTGCGCGAGGGGCTGACGATCAACCCCGCCCGGATCGAGGGCGGCGCGCCCAACAATACTGTGCCCGACCTCGCCATCCTGCACTTCAACCTACGCCCCCGCACCCCCGAGCTTGCCGCAATCGCCCGCGCCCTGATCGACGAGGCGGTGGCCGCAGTCAGCGCCGCGCATGAGGTGCAGATCCACCTCCACGGCCACGTCTCCCGCCCGCCCAAGCCGATCACGCCGCGAACCGAAGCGCTGTTCGGCCTCGTCAGCAAGGCCGCCACCGACCTGGGTCAGCCGATGCGCTGGCAGGACACCGGCGGCGTGTGCGACGGCAACAACATCGCCGCCTGCGGTGTGCCCGTGCTGGACACGATGGGCGCGCTGGGCGGCTCCATCCATTCACCGCAGGAGTTCATGATCGCCAGTTCGCTCGATGCCCGCGCCCGCCTCACGGCATTGGTGATGCACCGCCTCGACCGTTACGGAGCGGTGCCCGCATGACCTTCCTGCTCAGAACCGCGCAGGAGCGCGACCTCGAATCGCTGTACCGCATGGCCAAGGGCACTGGCGGCGGCTTCACCAACCTGCCCCCCGACCGGCCCACCCTTCAGGCCAAGCTGGAACGCGCCGCGAAAAGCTTCGCCCGTGACGACGGCCAGATAGCCAACGACCTGTTCGTGTTCATCCTCGAAGACACCGCCGATGGAAAAGTGCGCGGGACCTGCCAGGCGTTCTCGC
The DNA window shown above is from Novosphingobium sp. P6W and carries:
- the edd gene encoding phosphogluconate dehydratase, translating into MTNLNPAGLNPVVERVTQRVIERSRPSRQRYLDMVEREADNHSDRSFLSCSNLAHGFAASGEDKATISAGKSINLGIITAYNDMLSAHQPYGRYPDQMKLFAREVGATAQVAGGVPAMCDGVTQGFDGMELSLFSRDTIALSTAIGLSHAMFDGTALLGICDKIVPGLFIGAMRFGHLPAIFVPAGPMPSGISNKEKQKTRQLYAEGKVGREELLASESASYHSAGTCTFYGTANSNQMMMELMGLHVPASAFVQPNTPLRQALTREATHRLAAMTRKGEDYRPMAKVVDEKAIINAIAGLLATGGSTNHAIHLPAMARAGGILIDWEDFDELSSVVPLITRVYPNGSGDVNHFQAAGGIGWVIRELLGAGLAHGDVLTVATGGMAAYASEPVMRDDKLSWIPIPESTDDTMVRPVSNPFLPDGGMRLVQGNLGRGTFKTSAVDEQRWTIEAPCRVFDTQEGVSQAFKAGELDRDVIVVVRFQGPRANGMPELHKLTPPLGVLQDKGFKVALVTDGRMSGASGKVPAAIHVTPEALGGGPLAYLQDGDIVRLCAEDGTLSTTADLSAREPAPTPPPAIGMGRELFAMFRMNAGGAEQGGSSMLELAGL
- a CDS encoding glucokinase, translated to MTELVAVDIGGTHARFALATIGEDGAVTLGEPATLHTKDHGSFQLAWQAFRDMNGGTLPDAVAMSVAGPVGNEVIKFTNNPWILRPAKIQEMLGPTRQTIINDFAAVAHAVACAHEDDFLHLTGPEGPLPTTGTLSVLGPGTGLGVAHLWKDGKGGYHVQATEGGHIDYAPLDLIEDAILARLRRRHNRVSVERVVSGPAIVDIYATLAAMEQKAIAEKTDVEIWTAAASGEDSMAVAAVDRFCLALGAAAGDYALAHGAGGVVIAGGLGYRIRETIQSSGFAERFRAKGRFSGLMATLPVKLITHPQPGLFGAAAAFAREHLL
- the eda gene encoding bifunctional 4-hydroxy-2-oxoglutarate aldolase/2-dehydro-3-deoxy-phosphogluconate aldolase, coding for MTTMPPLTLSAAVEKVMRLAPVIPVLVIEDIEHALPIAEALVAGGLPALEVTLRTECAIEAIRIMKQVPGAMVGAGTVLTPDDLARSLDAGAEFIVSPGLTPTLGQAALDAGVPFLPGTANASDVMLALEMGFNRLKFFPAMAAGGPPALKAISAPLLAAKFCPTGGVTPENAAEWLALDAVLCVGGSWMVPKGKPDAAKIEAAARVAAGLAR
- a CDS encoding phosphoenolpyruvate carboxylase, with the translated sequence MAAPGEANLRTVDQLDARLKELHKLTAQTPLFNPVFQLGLELSRALENGEMSLDHIEALVAEMDCEGLRARAARLDRILETVPIAENDKLLGEAAAKTAQDDDFSAFAVRWQRPAAHVVFTAHPTFLLNAAQTEAVAHSASNGDFSEASVCVASSERDTITLDSEHDAAMAAIARGQKARDRITGHLLDIAAARWPKRWKGLNPMPVRFAHWVGYDMDGRTDISWSTSIRYRLEEKAERLAGYAAALEKAAPEVSAQLARAHAHTAEAASAFRQDLTDPEALSSAANGLTAAHPDKIVSLEPIITRLEEDARHADQEQARALLVAAAAMRSDGLGMGWIHFRVNASQLQNAIRRRIDPDGKLSLASQAALVRMRELLAEVKPLTSNFAALAIENSTAVRQFLAMAQILGHIDADSPIRMLVAECEEPTTVLAALYFARMFGIDDKVDVSPLFETETALEHGGRFLDAVLAEPAYRDYARKRGRVAIQTGFSDAGRFVGQVPAALAIERLQGRLAEAMAANGLSDVCALIFNTGGESMGRGCHPSSIDDRFDWQMSPWARRRFLRASIRLEPEVSFQGGDGYLWFGSDELALATLTRMTERPLWDADVGAPTDPFYRRTDLSLDFYRAIRGIQHEHLESSTYSRAITAFGLGLLNDTGSRKARRQSDLASDRTMSLRQIRAIPHNAILQQLGYPVNVIAGIGTAADGNREEIASLLRDSARGRQIVRLARAANALASIKTVSAYGELFNSAYWASRPYRGDEQQISDACLKLAEYLTKDDRTGVYRRLASRLRVDALKLHRLLDLIPDEAPLKDREHTRRSLGVLHSLRIALFQHMFLRAVMVPAFSRANDISRDDVLEMFFTLRVEDGLAQLRRAFPVHFPSISDFAVEAPSDYPDSSATGYAGIHKDYIDPIARSHALSLRITTALANEFGAHG
- a CDS encoding nitronate monooxygenase family protein — protein: MTFLERFDLSIPLIQAPMAGTSTPEMAAQVSNAGALGSIAVGATDAAGARAMIGEVRARTERAFNVNVFVHAAPVADPARETAWTQWLRSLFVEFGAEPPKALRTIYRSFADDADMLALLVEQAPPVVSFHFGLPSAEAIAALHGRGAALLASVTSLDEARAAAAAGIDVVVAQGIEAGGHRGMFDPAAPDAQLGTMALTRLLVREGSLPVVAAGGIMDGAGIAAALDLGAVAAQMGTAFVGCPESAADDAYRAALAGPGAYRTVLTPLISGRPARALANRFTALAGDVPVPDYPIAYDAGKALNAAAKARGEHGFGAQWAGQGAPLARPMPAAQLVETLREELAMCRR
- a CDS encoding NAD(P)-dependent oxidoreductase, with the protein product MTGIRTGFIGIGSQGAPMAHRMLARFPLTVWARRPDAAADFAQKGAGVAASIEELGAACDHVGLCVVNDADVLDICGRLVPAMKPGSLLALHSTVLPQTADAVEGLCSRRGVAMVDAPVSGGAPGAEAGTMTVMCGGSPAAFEQARPVFESFAALIVLLGPAGAGQKAKIVNNALMAANMGLAQAALQAGEALGVDRKALAELVKASSGRSFGFEVYARIPQPRAFEHGAKMLLKDTDLLAAILPGSPDTAMLENAAKSFLLRATGAGD
- a CDS encoding 2-oxoadipate dioxygenase/decarboxylase family protein; translated protein: MAPASRTAAQDLKTLCDLLAPIVGEDRAVWVLDTLEIDPALGGGKDRASRAQVAMALNAALFLDLLDRVPTAARYVSEMREKGEAIVFDHGALRTIAGETGALPSGHEAFLRFLAPLGYEVSGLYPLPALTMTGRAFVQTDLPETVPQFFVSELHIDQLPQPAQDAAARIFGASSDPLGEAEWLALNTIGRHSDCSIEDGITILKGALAAFARQHPAPALEDYQTLLEHSKEGAWIATEGNAFNHATTRVADVQAHSEELKAAGYPLKPAVEISRNGRVRQTAILADKVARPFSLADGGETSLDVPGSFYEFITRDIALETGKLDLTFDSGNATGIFAVTRGA